The following nucleotide sequence is from Nautilia sp. PV-1.
AATATTTTAATATTATGATTAGTATATATGCATAAATCAGCGGCTATATGAAGTGATTCTTTTACGACTTCTTCAGGAGACAAATCTGAATGTTTCACCAAAGCTCTTGCAGCTGAAATGGCGTAATTTCCGCCGCTTCCAATTGCAGCAAGTTCACCGTCTTCCGGCTCTACAACGTCACCGTTGCCGCTTAAAATAAATATATGTTTTTGATTTAGCACTATCATCATAGCTTCAAGACGTCTTAGATATTTGTCCTGCCTCCAAGCTTTTCCAAACTCTATAACCGATTTGACCAAATCGCCTTTTCTGTTTTCAAGGTTTTTTTCAAACATGTCAAACAGTATAAACGCATCGGCAGTGCTGCCGGCAAATCCTGCAAGCACTTTACCGTTATACAATGTTCTGATTTTTGTAGCGTTGCCTTTTAAAACAGTATGTCCGAAAGTCACCTGTCCGTCACCGCCGATAACGGCAACACCGTCTTTTTTATATCCAAG
It contains:
- the hslV gene encoding ATP-dependent protease subunit HslV, which gives rise to MNINMEATTILGYKKDGVAVIGGDGQVTFGHTVLKGNATKIRTLYNGKVLAGFAGSTADAFILFDMFEKNLENRKGDLVKSVIEFGKAWRQDKYLRRLEAMMIVLNQKHIFILSGNGDVVEPEDGELAAIGSGGNYAISAARALVKHSDLSPEEVVKESLHIAADLCIYTNHNIKILKLEKE